One Citrobacter amalonaticus genomic window carries:
- a CDS encoding glycyl radical protein, producing MTQLKLDTLSDRIKAHKTALVHIVKPPVCTERAQHYTEMYQQHLDKPIPVRRALALAHHLAQRTIWIKHDELIIGNQASEVRAAPIFPEYTVSWIEKEIDDLADRPGAGFAVSEENKRVLHAVCPWWRGQTVQDRCYGMFTDEQKGLLETGIIKAEGNMTSGDAHLAVNFPLLLEKGIDGLREKVAERRSRINLTVLEDLHGEQFLKAIDIVLVAVSDHIARFAELARKMASEETRISRRNELLAIAENCDLIAHQPPQTFWQALQLCYFIQLILQIESNGHSVSFGRMDQYLYPYYRRDVELNQSLDREHAIELLHSCWLKLLEVNKIRSGSHSKASAGSPLYQNVTIGGQNLVNGQPMDAVNPLSYAILESCGRLRSTQPNLSVRYHAGMSNDFLDACVQVIRCGFGMPAFNNDEIVIPEFIKLGIEPQDAYDYAAIGCIETAVGGKWGYRCTGMSFINFARVMLAALEGGRDATSGKVFLPQEKALSAGNFDNFDEVMAAWDTQIRYYTRKSIEIEYVVDTMLEENVHDILCSALVDDCIERAKSIKQGGAKYDWVSGLQVGIANLGNSLAAVKKLVFEQGAIGQQQLAAALADDFEGLTHEQLRQRLINGAPKYGNDDDTVDTLLARAYQTYIDELKQYHNPRYGRGPVGGNYYAGTSSISANVPFGAATMATPDGRKAHTPLAEGASPASGTDHLGPTAVIGSVGKLPTGSILGGVLLNQKLNPATLENESDKQKLMILLRTFFEEHKGWHIQYNIVSRETLLEAKKHPDQYRDLVVRVAGYSAFFTALSPDAQDDIIARTEHML from the coding sequence ATGACCCAACTGAAACTGGATACGCTCAGTGACCGCATCAAAGCGCACAAAACCGCGCTGGTGCACATCGTCAAACCACCGGTCTGTACCGAACGCGCGCAGCATTACACTGAAATGTACCAGCAGCACCTGGACAAGCCGATTCCGGTACGCCGCGCGCTGGCGCTGGCACATCATCTGGCACAACGAACCATCTGGATCAAACACGACGAGCTGATCATCGGTAACCAGGCAAGTGAAGTCCGCGCCGCGCCGATCTTCCCGGAATACACCGTCTCGTGGATTGAAAAAGAGATCGACGATCTGGCGGACAGACCAGGGGCAGGCTTTGCGGTCAGTGAAGAGAACAAGCGCGTACTGCATGCCGTGTGCCCGTGGTGGCGCGGTCAGACCGTTCAGGACCGCTGCTACGGCATGTTTACCGATGAGCAAAAAGGGTTGCTGGAAACCGGCATTATCAAAGCTGAAGGCAACATGACCTCCGGTGACGCACACCTGGCGGTGAACTTCCCGCTGCTGCTGGAAAAAGGCATTGACGGCCTGCGGGAAAAAGTCGCGGAGCGCCGTTCTCGTATTAACCTGACCGTTCTCGAGGATCTGCATGGCGAGCAGTTCCTGAAAGCCATTGATATCGTGCTGGTTGCCGTCAGTGACCACATCGCCCGCTTTGCCGAACTGGCACGTAAAATGGCAAGTGAAGAGACGCGTATCAGCCGTCGTAACGAGCTGCTGGCGATAGCGGAAAACTGCGATCTGATTGCCCACCAGCCACCGCAGACGTTCTGGCAGGCGCTGCAACTGTGCTACTTCATCCAGTTGATTCTGCAAATTGAGTCCAATGGTCACTCGGTGTCGTTCGGGCGCATGGATCAGTATCTTTATCCGTACTACCGCCGTGACGTGGAGCTGAATCAGTCGCTGGACCGCGAACACGCCATTGAGCTGCTGCACAGCTGCTGGCTGAAACTGCTGGAAGTGAACAAAATCCGCTCCGGCTCGCACTCTAAAGCTTCCGCAGGCAGCCCGTTGTATCAGAACGTCACCATTGGCGGACAAAACCTGGTCAACGGTCAGCCGATGGATGCGGTCAATCCGCTTTCTTACGCGATCCTTGAATCCTGCGGTCGTCTGCGCTCCACTCAGCCTAACCTCAGCGTGCGTTATCACGCCGGGATGAGCAACGACTTCCTTGATGCCTGCGTACAGGTGATCCGCTGTGGCTTTGGCATGCCAGCATTTAACAACGACGAAATTGTGATCCCGGAATTCATCAAACTCGGTATTGAGCCGCAGGACGCCTACGATTACGCGGCGATTGGCTGTATCGAAACCGCCGTCGGCGGCAAGTGGGGCTACCGTTGCACCGGCATGAGCTTTATCAACTTTGCCCGCGTAATGCTGGCCGCGCTGGAAGGCGGTCGTGACGCCACCAGTGGAAAAGTCTTCCTGCCGCAGGAAAAAGCGCTTTCCGCCGGTAACTTCGACAATTTCGACGAGGTAATGGCGGCATGGGATACCCAGATCCGCTACTACACGCGCAAATCGATTGAGATTGAATATGTGGTCGACACCATGCTGGAAGAGAACGTGCACGATATTCTCTGCTCGGCACTGGTCGACGACTGCATCGAGCGGGCGAAGAGCATTAAGCAAGGTGGGGCGAAGTATGACTGGGTATCCGGTTTGCAGGTCGGTATCGCCAACCTCGGCAACAGCCTGGCCGCAGTGAAAAAACTGGTCTTTGAACAGGGGGCCATCGGTCAGCAACAGCTGGCGGCGGCATTGGCCGATGATTTTGAGGGTCTGACCCACGAGCAGTTGCGTCAGCGTTTAATCAACGGTGCGCCGAAGTATGGCAACGATGATGACACGGTCGACACCCTGCTGGCTCGCGCGTACCAGACCTATATTGATGAACTGAAACAGTACCATAACCCGCGTTACGGACGCGGCCCGGTCGGCGGTAATTACTACGCGGGCACCTCGTCTATCTCGGCAAACGTGCCGTTTGGCGCAGCAACCATGGCGACACCAGATGGCCGTAAAGCGCATACCCCGCTGGCTGAAGGGGCAAGCCCGGCGTCCGGCACCGACCATCTGGGTCCAACGGCGGTGATTGGCTCAGTCGGCAAACTGCCTACCGGTTCGATTCTGGGCGGCGTGTTGTTGAACCAGAAGTTGAACCCGGCGACGCTGGAAAATGAATCCGACAAGCAGAAACTGATGATCCTGCTGCGCACCTTCTTTGAAGAGCACAAAGGCTGGCACATTCAGTACAACATCGTGTCGCGCGAAACCCTGCTGGAGGCGAAAAAACACCCGGATCAGTACCGTGATCTGGTGGTCCGTGTGGCCGGTTATTCCGCCTTCTTCACCGCGCTTTCACCGGACGCGCAGGACGATATCATCGCCCGTACCGAACATATGCTGTAA
- a CDS encoding Cof-type HAD-IIB family hydrolase, whose protein sequence is MTVKVIVTDMDGTFLNDAKKYDHARFMAQYHELKKRNIEFVVASGNQYFQLISFFPELKDEISFVAENGALVFEHGKQLFHGELTRHESQVVMSELLKDKQLNFVACGLQSAYVSENAPEPFVALMSKHYHRLKPVKDYHDISDVLFKFSLNLPDQQIPLVIDHLHTALDGIMKPVTSGFGFIDLIIPGLHKANGISRLLKRWNLSPKEVVAIGDSGNDAEMLKMAHYSFAMANATDSIKALSRYQTDDNNHQGALNVIQSVLDNTAPFNM, encoded by the coding sequence ATGACCGTTAAAGTTATCGTCACCGATATGGACGGAACTTTTCTCAATGACGCCAAAAAGTACGATCACGCACGATTTATGGCGCAGTACCACGAGCTAAAAAAACGCAACATTGAATTCGTCGTCGCCAGCGGCAATCAGTATTTTCAGCTCATCTCTTTCTTCCCCGAACTCAAAGACGAGATCTCCTTCGTTGCCGAAAACGGCGCGCTGGTGTTTGAGCATGGCAAACAGCTTTTTCATGGCGAACTCACGCGCCACGAATCTCAGGTTGTGATGAGCGAATTGCTTAAAGATAAACAACTCAACTTTGTGGCCTGCGGTCTGCAAAGCGCTTACGTCAGTGAAAACGCGCCGGAACCCTTTGTCGCGCTGATGTCGAAGCACTACCACCGCCTGAAGCCGGTGAAGGACTACCATGACATCAGCGACGTGCTGTTTAAGTTCTCGCTGAATCTGCCAGACCAGCAGATCCCGTTGGTTATCGACCACCTGCACACGGCGCTGGACGGCATTATGAAACCCGTAACCAGCGGTTTCGGCTTTATCGACCTGATCATTCCCGGACTCCATAAAGCCAATGGCATCAGCCGGTTACTAAAACGCTGGAACCTCTCACCGAAGGAAGTGGTCGCCATTGGCGACAGCGGCAATGATGCAGAAATGCTGAAAATGGCGCACTACTCTTTCGCCATGGCGAATGCCACCGACAGCATCAAGGCACTCTCCCGCTATCAGACGGATGACAACAATCATCAGGGCGCACTGAACGTGATTCAGTCCGTGCTGGATAACACCGCCCCCTTCAACATGTGA
- a CDS encoding MFS transporter, translating into MSQDINNTAAASKPRRVIKNLRWYVLVLFLLGVTVNYITRNSLGILAPELKESLGITTEQYSWIVGAFQLAYTIFQPLCGWLIDVIGLKIGFMVCAGIWALMCIFHAGAGSWLHLAILRFFMGASEAAATPANAKTIGEWFPKSERPVAAGWAGVGFSIGAMLAPPIIYFAHASFGWQGAFMFTGVLALLWVTLWWAFYHNPEQHPNLSQDELAFIKQDNEPPAVKLPFLTALKTVSKNKRFYGIAIPAFMAEPAWAVLSFWVPLYLAKEHGMDLKQIAMFAWLPFLAADIGSVASGYLTRLYTRLFGCSRVNSVVASSVTGAFLMISLGIVAITRDPYITIVLISIGGFGHQIISCMLSALVVESFDKGQMATVNGMRGSAAWIASFLFSLLIGVTADKIGFNPLFIAMGFFDLIGAVFLVAFIAERRAKRA; encoded by the coding sequence ATGAGTCAGGACATCAACAACACTGCTGCGGCAAGCAAACCCCGTCGCGTTATAAAAAATCTGCGCTGGTATGTGCTGGTACTTTTTTTACTCGGCGTCACCGTTAACTACATCACCCGAAATTCATTAGGCATTCTGGCACCGGAACTGAAAGAAAGCCTGGGCATCACTACCGAGCAATATTCGTGGATTGTCGGCGCATTTCAGCTCGCCTACACCATTTTCCAGCCGTTATGCGGATGGCTGATCGACGTGATTGGTTTGAAAATTGGCTTCATGGTTTGCGCCGGCATCTGGGCGCTGATGTGTATTTTTCATGCCGGTGCCGGAAGCTGGTTGCACCTTGCGATCCTGCGCTTTTTTATGGGTGCCTCAGAAGCCGCCGCAACCCCGGCCAACGCCAAAACTATCGGCGAATGGTTCCCTAAATCAGAACGTCCAGTCGCTGCCGGCTGGGCTGGCGTCGGCTTTTCGATTGGCGCAATGCTCGCGCCCCCCATCATCTACTTCGCGCACGCCTCATTTGGCTGGCAGGGCGCATTTATGTTTACCGGCGTGCTGGCGCTGCTGTGGGTGACTCTGTGGTGGGCGTTCTATCACAACCCGGAACAACACCCGAATCTGAGTCAAGATGAACTGGCCTTTATTAAGCAGGATAACGAACCGCCAGCAGTTAAGCTGCCTTTCCTGACAGCATTAAAAACCGTCTCAAAAAACAAACGATTTTATGGTATCGCCATCCCGGCCTTTATGGCGGAGCCAGCCTGGGCCGTACTGAGCTTCTGGGTGCCGCTGTATCTCGCCAAAGAACACGGTATGGATCTGAAGCAGATCGCGATGTTTGCCTGGCTTCCGTTCCTGGCGGCTGACATCGGCAGCGTGGCGAGCGGCTATCTGACGCGTTTATATACCCGCCTGTTCGGTTGCTCCCGCGTCAACTCGGTGGTGGCAAGCTCTGTGACCGGCGCATTTCTGATGATCTCATTGGGGATCGTCGCCATTACCCGCGATCCCTATATCACCATTGTGCTGATCTCCATCGGCGGCTTCGGGCATCAGATCATCTCCTGCATGCTGAGTGCGCTCGTTGTCGAGTCGTTTGATAAAGGCCAGATGGCCACCGTCAACGGCATGCGTGGTTCAGCGGCGTGGATCGCCAGCTTCCTTTTCTCCCTTTTGATTGGTGTTACGGCTGACAAAATCGGCTTTAACCCACTCTTCATTGCCATGGGTTTCTTTGACCTGATTGGCGCTGTTTTCCTGGTGGCATTTATTGCTGAACGTCGCGCCAAGCGCGCCTGA
- a CDS encoding LacI family DNA-binding transcriptional regulator, protein MDKRLKIREIAARTQLSISTVSRVLAGKSNTSDNARRIVLECARELGVMEGMAAGRLLLNSLMIFAPQRAFDERSDIFYYRVIQSVNKGLASHEVRLRYCALEEHDSDAQVFLARMNEPDTQAAILLGIDDPHIHDLAVDVGKPCLLINCRDRLMRLPVVAPDHRSIGERAAGYLFEMGHREVMNVLCLRRYTMELRLAGIRDAWRSHNLKFSDKRDLLVASSFSARETEHLVSEWISQRKGEDLPTAFLVGGDFMAAGVISALQKQALRVPQDISVMSIDGFNLASIQDVPLTAVHVPRDELGTEAVYMLQQRLVRPEAPVSSLLLNGTLAVRESVRRIRQGKRRTAVEQEGLYDR, encoded by the coding sequence ATGGATAAAAGATTGAAAATCAGGGAAATTGCCGCCCGGACGCAGCTCTCGATCAGCACCGTTTCGCGCGTGCTGGCGGGAAAGTCCAACACCAGCGACAACGCGCGGCGTATCGTGCTGGAATGCGCGCGTGAACTGGGGGTGATGGAGGGAATGGCGGCAGGTCGTCTGCTACTCAATAGCCTGATGATCTTTGCGCCACAGCGGGCATTTGATGAGCGGTCCGACATCTTTTATTACCGTGTGATCCAGAGTGTGAACAAAGGGCTGGCCTCGCACGAAGTCCGATTGCGCTACTGCGCCCTTGAGGAACATGACAGTGATGCGCAAGTGTTTCTGGCGCGAATGAACGAACCGGATACGCAAGCCGCTATTTTGCTGGGGATAGACGATCCGCATATCCATGATTTAGCCGTTGATGTAGGAAAACCGTGCCTGTTGATTAACTGTCGCGACCGGTTAATGCGTCTTCCTGTGGTGGCGCCCGATCATCGGTCGATTGGTGAGCGAGCAGCGGGTTATCTGTTTGAAATGGGGCATCGCGAGGTGATGAATGTTCTCTGCCTGCGCCGATACACAATGGAGCTGCGGTTAGCAGGGATCCGCGATGCGTGGCGGTCGCATAACCTGAAGTTCAGTGACAAACGCGACCTGCTGGTGGCATCCAGCTTCAGTGCCAGAGAGACAGAGCATCTGGTCAGTGAATGGATCAGTCAGAGAAAGGGGGAGGATTTACCCACTGCGTTTTTAGTCGGGGGGGATTTCATGGCGGCGGGAGTCATCAGCGCACTGCAAAAACAGGCGCTACGCGTACCGCAGGACATCTCGGTGATGAGTATTGATGGTTTCAATCTGGCGTCGATTCAGGATGTCCCCTTAACGGCGGTTCATGTTCCCCGGGATGAGTTGGGGACAGAGGCGGTGTATATGCTCCAACAGCGTCTGGTACGCCCGGAGGCACCAGTCAGTTCGTTATTACTTAATGGCACGCTTGCGGTACGGGAGTCGGTCCGGCGGATACGTCAGGGGAAACGACGCACCGCCGTTGAACAGGAAGGTCTGTATGACCGTTAA
- the fsa gene encoding fructose-6-phosphate aldolase, translating into MELYLDTSDVDAVKALARIFPLAGVTTNPSIVAAGKKTLDVLLPQLHEAMGGQGRLFAQVMATTAEGMVIDARKLRGIIPDIVVKVPVTAEGLAAIKLLKEEGIPTLGTAVYGAAQGLLSALAGAEYVAPYVNRVDAQGGDGIQTVTDLQKLLKMHAPHAKVLAASFKTPRQALDCLLAGCESITLPLDVAGQLISSPAVEAAVAKFEHDWQSAFGRTSI; encoded by the coding sequence ATGGAACTCTATCTGGATACGTCCGACGTTGACGCGGTGAAAGCGTTGGCGCGAATTTTCCCGCTGGCGGGCGTGACCACTAACCCCAGCATTGTGGCTGCGGGTAAAAAAACGCTGGACGTTTTACTGCCACAGTTACATGAAGCAATGGGGGGACAGGGGCGGCTGTTTGCCCAGGTGATGGCGACAACGGCGGAAGGAATGGTGATTGATGCGCGCAAACTGCGTGGGATCATTCCTGACATCGTGGTGAAAGTGCCGGTCACGGCGGAAGGGCTGGCGGCGATCAAACTGCTGAAAGAGGAAGGCATCCCGACGCTGGGAACGGCGGTGTACGGTGCGGCGCAGGGGCTGCTGTCGGCGCTGGCGGGGGCGGAGTATGTTGCGCCTTACGTGAACCGCGTAGACGCGCAGGGCGGCGACGGCATTCAGACCGTCACTGATTTGCAGAAGTTACTGAAGATGCATGCGCCGCATGCCAAAGTGCTGGCCGCCAGCTTCAAGACTCCGCGTCAGGCGCTGGATTGTCTGCTGGCGGGGTGTGAATCCATCACCTTACCGCTGGACGTTGCCGGGCAGTTGATTAGCTCTCCGGCTGTGGAGGCGGCGGTGGCGAAGTTTGAACACGACTGGCAGAGTGCCTTTGGGCGAACCTCTATCTGA
- a CDS encoding TIM-barrel domain-containing protein, whose protein sequence is MKTLKNWTLDKQSATHLELVVDKQHRLCLYVLEENLFRVLIKRKGELALDRTWSIAPEKDVPWEGRHRDDISGFSCPAWTLSQQDDGVTVSTHQLRVTVHQPLWLEWEYRNDAGVWQSLVNDRATSAYLINAHGDGVAHYLSRRKDERFYGLGEKAGDLQRNGKRYEMRNLDAMGYNAVSTDPLYKHIPFTLTRRDDVSYGLFYDNLSSCWLDLGNEIDNYHTTYRRWQAEAGDIDYYMFTGKRALDVTKAFVRLTGKTLFGPKWSLGYSGSTMHYTDAPDAQNQLMNFIRLCAEHAIPCDSFQLSSGYTSINGKRYVFNWNYDKVPQPKVMSQAFHDAGLKLAANIKPCLLQDHPRYNEVAEKGLFIRDSENDVPERSSFWDDEGSNLDFTNPQTIQWWQNGVTTQLLEMGIDSTWNDNNEFEVWDGEARCNGFGKEIAIKHIRPVMPLLMMRASLEAQQRFAPEKRPYLISRSGCAGMQRYVQTWSGDNRTSWDTLRYNTRMGLGMSLSGLFNVGHDVGGFSGDKPDAELFVRWVQNGVMHPRFTIHSWNDDHTVNEPWMYPGVTPAIRSAIALRYRLLPYLYTLLWQAHADDEPMLRPTFLDHEHDAQTFEECDDFLLGRDILVASVVEAAQRERRVWLPDNETGWYDFYTHQWFSGGQWITRDVPLEKLPLLVRAGAGLPLSERITHVNAEKDDTRELMLYPVKGVGTTSGLLFEDDGESWGYQHGNALWVEWEMQCDSSTINLKVNARGDYRPAWKALKVSLPAGERRTLLVNGVEGSEWVL, encoded by the coding sequence ATGAAAACCCTGAAAAACTGGACTCTTGATAAACAATCGGCCACTCACCTTGAACTGGTGGTGGATAAACAACACCGCCTGTGTCTATACGTGCTGGAAGAGAATCTTTTTCGCGTGCTGATCAAACGGAAAGGTGAGCTGGCGCTGGACCGAACCTGGAGCATCGCGCCTGAAAAAGACGTACCGTGGGAAGGTCGGCACCGCGACGACATCAGCGGTTTTAGCTGTCCGGCCTGGACGCTTTCGCAGCAGGACGATGGTGTGACGGTGTCGACTCACCAACTGCGCGTCACCGTCCATCAACCACTGTGGCTGGAGTGGGAGTATCGTAATGACGCCGGCGTTTGGCAATCGCTGGTGAACGATCGCGCCACCAGTGCCTATCTGATCAACGCCCACGGCGATGGTGTCGCGCATTACCTGAGCCGCCGTAAGGATGAACGTTTCTACGGCCTGGGCGAGAAAGCGGGCGATCTGCAGCGTAACGGTAAGCGCTATGAGATGCGTAACCTCGACGCCATGGGCTATAACGCCGTCAGCACCGATCCGCTGTACAAGCATATTCCCTTCACCCTCACCCGCCGCGATGACGTCAGCTACGGTCTTTTTTATGACAACCTCAGCAGTTGCTGGCTGGATCTGGGCAACGAGATCGACAACTATCACACCACCTATCGCCGCTGGCAGGCGGAAGCAGGCGATATTGATTACTACATGTTTACCGGCAAACGGGCGCTGGACGTCACCAAAGCCTTCGTACGCCTGACCGGGAAAACCCTGTTCGGTCCAAAATGGAGCCTCGGCTACAGCGGTTCCACAATGCACTACACCGACGCGCCGGATGCGCAAAACCAGCTCATGAATTTTATTCGTCTGTGTGCAGAACACGCGATCCCGTGCGATTCTTTCCAGCTCTCGTCGGGATACACCTCGATTAACGGTAAGCGCTATGTCTTCAACTGGAATTACGACAAAGTGCCACAACCCAAAGTGATGAGTCAGGCATTCCACGATGCCGGACTGAAGCTTGCTGCCAACATCAAGCCCTGTCTGTTGCAGGATCACCCTCGCTATAACGAGGTGGCGGAAAAAGGATTATTCATTCGCGATTCCGAAAACGATGTACCGGAACGCTCCAGCTTCTGGGATGATGAAGGATCGAACCTCGACTTTACCAACCCGCAGACCATTCAGTGGTGGCAGAACGGTGTGACGACGCAACTGCTGGAGATGGGGATAGATTCCACCTGGAACGATAACAACGAGTTCGAAGTGTGGGATGGGGAAGCGCGCTGTAACGGCTTTGGCAAGGAAATTGCCATCAAACACATTCGCCCGGTGATGCCGTTGCTGATGATGCGCGCCTCGCTGGAAGCGCAACAGCGTTTTGCACCGGAAAAGCGTCCGTATCTGATTTCCCGCTCCGGCTGCGCAGGGATGCAACGCTATGTTCAGACCTGGAGCGGAGATAACCGAACCAGTTGGGATACTCTGCGTTATAACACCCGTATGGGGCTGGGAATGAGCCTGTCCGGGCTGTTCAACGTCGGCCATGATGTCGGCGGATTCTCAGGCGATAAACCCGACGCCGAACTGTTCGTACGATGGGTACAGAATGGCGTCATGCATCCACGCTTTACCATTCACTCGTGGAATGACGACCATACGGTGAATGAACCCTGGATGTATCCGGGCGTGACGCCAGCCATTCGCAGCGCGATCGCGTTACGCTATCGGCTGCTGCCCTATCTCTACACCCTGCTCTGGCAAGCCCATGCCGACGACGAACCGATGTTACGTCCGACGTTCCTCGACCATGAGCATGACGCGCAAACCTTTGAAGAATGCGATGACTTCCTGTTGGGTCGCGACATACTGGTCGCAAGCGTGGTGGAGGCCGCTCAGCGCGAGCGTCGTGTCTGGTTGCCAGATAACGAAACCGGCTGGTACGATTTTTACACTCACCAGTGGTTCTCTGGCGGCCAGTGGATCACCCGCGATGTGCCGCTGGAAAAACTGCCGCTGCTGGTACGTGCCGGGGCGGGTCTGCCGCTCAGCGAACGCATTACCCATGTGAATGCCGAAAAAGACGATACCCGTGAACTGATGCTATACCCGGTCAAAGGTGTCGGAACGACCTCTGGTTTGCTGTTTGAAGATGACGGCGAGTCATGGGGATATCAACACGGCAATGCGCTGTGGGTAGAGTGGGAAATGCAATGCGACAGCTCAACCATTAACCTGAAGGTGAACGCGCGAGGGGATTATCGTCCAGCGTGGAAAGCGCTGAAGGTGTCGTTACCGGCAGGAGAAAGACGCACGCTGTTGGTGAATGGTGTCGAAGGGAGTGAGTGGGTGTTGTAG
- a CDS encoding glycyl-radical enzyme activating protein — translation MIFNIQRYSTHDGPGIRTVVFLKGCSLGCRWCQNPESRARTQDLLFDARLCLEGCELCVQAAPGVIERALNGLLIHREKLTDAHLTRLTDCCPTQALTVCGDVKSVDEIMATVLRDKPFYNRSGGGITLSGGEPFMQPELAASLFKASHEAGIHTAVETCLHVPWKYIEPSLPWIDLFLADLKHVADAPFKQWTDGSASRVLENLKKLAAAGKKMIIRVPLIQGFNADEEAIKAITDFAADELHVSEIHFLPYHTLGINKYHLLSQPYHAPDKPLDAPDLLAFAQQYACTKGLTATLRG, via the coding sequence ATGATTTTTAATATTCAGCGCTATTCCACACACGATGGCCCCGGTATCCGCACCGTGGTGTTCCTTAAAGGATGCTCTCTGGGCTGTCGCTGGTGTCAGAATCCGGAAAGCCGGGCGCGCACGCAGGATCTGCTGTTTGATGCACGTCTGTGCCTCGAAGGCTGCGAGCTTTGCGTCCAGGCGGCCCCAGGCGTCATCGAACGCGCGCTGAATGGCCTCCTTATCCATCGCGAAAAACTCACTGACGCGCATCTTACCCGCCTGACCGATTGTTGCCCCACTCAGGCGCTGACCGTTTGCGGCGACGTCAAAAGCGTAGATGAGATAATGGCCACCGTTCTGCGCGATAAACCTTTTTATAACCGCAGCGGCGGCGGCATTACGCTGTCCGGCGGCGAACCGTTTATGCAGCCGGAGCTGGCCGCGTCGCTGTTTAAAGCCAGCCACGAGGCGGGCATTCATACCGCGGTTGAAACCTGTCTGCATGTGCCGTGGAAATACATAGAACCTTCACTGCCCTGGATCGATCTGTTCCTGGCGGATTTGAAACACGTCGCCGACGCGCCGTTTAAGCAATGGACGGATGGCAGCGCGTCACGCGTACTGGAGAACCTGAAAAAACTCGCCGCCGCCGGGAAAAAAATGATCATCCGCGTTCCGCTGATTCAGGGGTTTAACGCTGATGAAGAGGCCATTAAAGCGATTACCGATTTTGCCGCCGACGAACTGCACGTCAGCGAGATCCACTTTTTGCCCTACCACACGCTGGGCATCAACAAATATCACTTACTCAGCCAACCCTACCACGCGCCGGATAAGCCGCTGGATGCACCCGATCTGCTCGCCTTTGCGCAGCAGTACGCCTGCACGAAAGGTTTGACCGCGACTTTACGAGGATAA
- a CDS encoding DUF1479 domain-containing protein: MAFTFTSDTLPVDHKAAIRQMKQELRAQLGDVQQIFSQISDTIATRVAEINALKAQGAPVWPELSYADINAGTVTAQQREQIKRRGCAVIKGHFPREQALAWDQSMLDYLDNNHFDEVYKGPGDNFFGTLTASRPEIYPIYWSQAQMQARQSEEMANVQSFLNRLWTFESEGKQWFNPDVSVIYPDRIRRRPPGTTSKGLGAHTDSGALERWLLPAYQRVFANVFNGKLTEYDPWHAAHRTEVEEYTVDNTTKCSVFRTFQGWTALSDMLPGQGLLHVVPIPEAMAYVLLRPLLDDVPEDELCGVAPGRVLPISEQWHPVLIEALTSIPPLEAGDSVWWHCDVIHSVAPVDNQQGWGNVMYIPAAPLCEKNLAYAHSVKAALEKGASPGDFPREDYETNWEGRFTLADLNIHGKRALGMR; the protein is encoded by the coding sequence ATGGCTTTTACCTTCACGAGTGACACATTACCGGTCGATCATAAAGCGGCGATCCGTCAGATGAAGCAGGAACTGCGGGCGCAGCTCGGCGACGTCCAACAGATCTTCAGCCAGATTAGCGATACCATTGCCACCCGCGTGGCGGAAATCAATGCGCTTAAAGCCCAGGGCGCCCCGGTTTGGCCTGAGCTGTCGTATGCCGATATCAACGCCGGCACCGTCACGGCGCAGCAGCGCGAACAGATCAAACGTCGCGGCTGTGCGGTCATCAAAGGTCACTTCCCGCGTGAGCAGGCGCTGGCCTGGGATCAGTCGATGCTGGACTATCTGGACAACAACCACTTTGACGAGGTGTACAAAGGCCCAGGCGATAACTTCTTTGGCACCCTCACCGCTTCGCGCCCGGAAATCTATCCGATCTACTGGTCGCAGGCGCAAATGCAGGCCCGACAGAGTGAAGAAATGGCGAACGTACAGTCGTTCCTCAACCGTCTGTGGACCTTTGAAAGCGAGGGCAAGCAGTGGTTTAACCCGGACGTCAGCGTGATCTACCCAGACAGGATCCGCCGCCGTCCACCGGGAACCACGTCAAAAGGGCTGGGCGCGCACACCGATTCCGGCGCGCTGGAACGCTGGCTGCTGCCGGCCTATCAGCGCGTCTTTGCGAATGTGTTTAATGGCAAGCTTACGGAATACGATCCGTGGCATGCCGCCCATCGCACTGAAGTGGAAGAGTATACGGTGGACAACACCACCAAATGCTCAGTGTTCCGCACCTTCCAGGGCTGGACCGCGCTGTCGGATATGTTGCCCGGTCAGGGGTTACTGCATGTCGTCCCCATTCCGGAAGCCATGGCCTATGTGCTGTTACGTCCTCTGCTGGATGATGTTCCGGAAGATGAACTGTGTGGCGTGGCACCAGGGCGGGTACTGCCAATATCCGAACAATGGCATCCCGTGTTGATTGAGGCGCTTACCAGCATTCCGCCACTGGAAGCCGGCGACTCCGTCTGGTGGCATTGCGATGTGATTCACTCCGTAGCGCCGGTCGACAATCAGCAGGGCTGGGGAAATGTGATGTACATACCCGCCGCGCCTCTGTGTGAGAAGAATCTGGCCTATGCGCACAGCGTGAAGGCCGCGCTGGAGAAAGGCGCATCGCCGGGCGATTTCCCGCGTGAGGATTACGAAACAAACTGGGAAGGCCGCTTCACGCTGGCGGATTTAAATATCCACGGCAAGCGCGCGCTGGGAATGCGTTAA